A window of Myxococcales bacterium genomic DNA:
GCTTCGCCAACAGCTCGGTCAGATTACCCATCTCGACGTGGTCGCAGGCGCCCTTGACCGCGCCGCAGCCGGAGTGGCCGAGCACGACGAGCAGCTTGCTGCCGGCGATTTTGCAGGCAAACTCCATGCTCCCGAGGATGTCGGTGTTGACGATGTTCCCGGCGATGCGGATCGAGAAGATGTCGCCGAGCCCCTGGTCGAAGATGAGCTCGGCCGACGTGCGGCTGTCAATGCACGAGAGGACGGTCGCGAACGGCCACTGGCCGTCACGCGTCTGGTTGGCCTGCTCGAGCAGCTCGCGGCTCAGGCGGAGGTTCGCCACGAACCGGTCGTTGCCCTCGCGGAGCAGCTGGAGCGCGCGGCGCGGGGTGGTGCTGGCCTGGGTGTCCTTCGAGTGCGCCTTCATCGTCTCCTTGCGGCCGCCCCGGGGGAAAGAACGGGGAAGAGGGGGCGGCGATCAAGGGTATCTGTGGCGAGCGACCCGTCAACCGCGGGGAAAGGGAATCAAGGTCGGGGGCGTCGACGGAAGAGCTCACCCCAAGACGAGCGGCGTCGCCGACACCAGGCGCGGCGTCGCCGACACCGGGCACAGAGCACTCGCGCGCCAGGTCGCGCGCCGGAGGTCGCGGGTCGCCTACCTCACCTCTTCCACGCAGCGGTAGGGCGCGGAGCTCCCGGCGCCGGTCGTGTTCGTGACCCCGATCCTGCCGATATCGAGCCGTAGGGTGAAAGCCGCCCCGGCCCCGACCCCGGCGCGGTTGGTCTCGCCCGGGACCGCTGGGAACGGGGGAGTGACGCTCGCGCAGGTCGAGGCCCAGACGCTAGCTAGCTAGGACGGATCCGCGGGCAGCGGGCGCGCTCGGCGCGCGGCCGCTCAGCTCACCTTGATCGCCAGCGGGGCGACCGCGCCCGCGCCGTCGATCACGAAGCCATAGAGGCCCCTCGTGGTGTTGAGCAGCAGCACCGCGTCGGTGCCGCTCGAGAGCACCTGAAATTCGAGCAGCGTGGGCTCGGCGCGGTACCCGTCGTCGTGGGCGTGGTCATCGAACAGCACCCGCTCCTCGGCGCTCGCGAGCTGCTCGGCGGGGCCGAGCCGCATGCGCAGGCCGCCCGAGGCCGCACGCCACACGAACAGAAGCTTGCCCGCGAGCTCGACCCCCTGCACGTCGGCCTTGGAGGCCGGCGCAAGCAGCGGGTCTTGGCCGATGGACTTCTTGAACGCCATCGTGGTGTCCTTACAGCCGCTGGCAGAGCAGCGACTCACCACGACCGAAGGCCAGTATCCCGAGGCCGCGCTCTCGCCCTCATTGGCCACGAGGACCGCCTCGCCGCCGCGGCAGTAGAGATCGCCCCACAGCACCGTGCTCGCCACCGGCGGGCTGAACCGCGGCGCCTCGCCGGGCGTCTCCGCGTCGGTCATGAACGTGATGTACGAGTGGTCCCAGCCCTTGGCCTTGATGGCGATAGGGGCGCGCTTGGACGCGCCGTCGGCGCGGTCGCGCTCACCGGGCCGACACGCGACGAGGTGGGGCTCCTCTCCGTCGCCACCGTCGATGCGGCCGATCTCGCCGATGCGC
This region includes:
- a CDS encoding carbonic anhydrase (macrophage inducible 5; Mig-5) — its product is MKAHSKDTQASTTPRRALQLLREGNDRFVANLRLSRELLEQANQTRDGQWPFATVLSCIDSRTSAELIFDQGLGDIFSIRIAGNIVNTDILGSMEFACKIAGSKLLVVLGHSGCGAVKGACDHVEMGNLTELLAKLQPAVYQERSVADPAQRTGKNSDFVEKVARINVKRWVKALVERSFILEHLVLDEGIGVVGAMHDLATGQVTFYEDEGVFTAADVDRLRQ